One Aggregicoccus sp. 17bor-14 genomic window, TGGACGCGATCTACCTCACCGGCGGCCATGCCGTGATGTGGGACTTCCCGGAGGCGCCCGCGTTGCAGCGCCTCACGCGCGACGTCTACGAGCGCGGTGGCGTCGTCTCCTCGGTGTGCCACGGGTACTGCGGGCTGTTGAATACGAAGCTCTCCGACGGCCGCCTGCTCGTGGCGGGGCGTCGCCTCACGGGCTTCTCCTGGCGCGAAGAGGTCCTCGCGGGCGTGGCCAAGAAGGTGCCCTACAACGCCGAGGAGCAGGTGAAGCAGCGTGGCGCGCGCTTCGAGAAGGCGCTCTTGCCCTTCATCCCCAAGGTCGTGGTCGATGGCCGGCTGATTACCGGCCAGAACCCGCAGTCGGCGAAGGCGACCGCCAAGGCCGTTGTCGCGACGCTTCACTGACGCCGTTCTCACGACAGGCAGACCTTCAGCATGCAGACGATTCTCGGCGCGAATGGGCAGATCGCCATCGAGCTGGCGCGGGAGCTCCACAGCACGCACGGGGGCCTGCTGCGCCTCGTGAGCCGCCATCCTCGCAAGGTCAACGACACCGATGCGCTGGTCGCTGCGGACCTCCTGGATGCGAGGCAGACCGCCGCAGCGGTCGAGGGCAGCCGGGTGGTGTACTTCACGGCCGGGCTGCCGCCGGACTCGCGGCTCTGGGAGACGCAGTTCCCGGTGATGCTGAGGAACGCGCTGGACGCGAGCCGCGCGGCAGGCGCGAGCTTCGCGTACTTCGACAACACGTACATGTACCCGCAGGACGACCGGCTGCAGACGGAGGCGACGCCCTTCGCGCCCGTGGGACGCAAGGGCAGGGTGCGCGCGGCGATGGCGTCCATGGTCCTGGAGGAGATGGCGCGCGGCGAGATCCCCGTCCTGATCGGCCGGGCCCCGGAGTTCTATGGGCCCGGCAAAACACAGAGCGTCACCAACACGCTGGTCATCGACAGGCTCAAGGCCGGCGAGAAGCCGCGCGTGCCGGTGCGGGACGACGTGCTGCGCACGCTCATCTGGACGCCCGATGCGAGCCGCGCACTGGCGACGCTCGGCAATGCGCCGGATGCGTTCGGACAAACGTGGCATCTGCCGTGCTGCGACGACCGCCTGAGCTTCAAGGGGTTCGTCGGCATGGCGAGCGAGCTCTTCGGCGCGCGCTCCGACTACGCCGTGCTGGGTAAATGGACGCTGAAGGCCATGGGCCTGGTCTCCAAGCCGGCACGCGAAATCGCAGAGCTGCTGCCCCGCTACGAGCACGACAACCGCTTCGATTCGACGAAGTTCAAGCGCCGGTTCCCCGAGTTCGAGGTCGCGACGTACCGGCAGGGTCTGGAGCGGATCCGGAAGGAGTGGCGGTAGGGCACGGGAATCGAACTCGCCAGGGACAGCTCTCACTGCCCCTCACCGGTTTTGAAGACCGGGCCGGCCACCAGGTCCGGTTGCCCTACCGCGGTGGATTAGTGCCGGGAGGGTACTGACGCGTCAATCACCTCGGCGCTGCGGCGGCCTCGAGCTCACGCACGAGTGCCTCGAAGTCGACGGGCTTGGGCAGGAGCCGCGTACCTCCGGCCTCGCGCAGCTCGCTCTCGCGGTAGCGGCCGCCGTACGCGGTGACGAAGAAGATGGGCGCGTCCACGCGCGGGAGGTCCAGGGCGTACGGAGGCAGCTGCTCGCGCGGCAGGGCGCCGCGCAAGAGGCGCGTGAGCTGAA contains:
- a CDS encoding NAD-dependent epimerase/dehydratase family protein, encoding MQTILGANGQIAIELARELHSTHGGLLRLVSRHPRKVNDTDALVAADLLDARQTAAAVEGSRVVYFTAGLPPDSRLWETQFPVMLRNALDASRAAGASFAYFDNTYMYPQDDRLQTEATPFAPVGRKGRVRAAMASMVLEEMARGEIPVLIGRAPEFYGPGKTQSVTNTLVIDRLKAGEKPRVPVRDDVLRTLIWTPDASRALATLGNAPDAFGQTWHLPCCDDRLSFKGFVGMASELFGARSDYAVLGKWTLKAMGLVSKPAREIAELLPRYEHDNRFDSTKFKRRFPEFEVATYRQGLERIRKEWR
- a CDS encoding type 1 glutamine amidotransferase domain-containing protein, encoding MPHRILHVVTNVAHYDDPSEPTGLWLSELTHAWQVFEDHGCQQRLASPKGGRSPLEPRSLKWPNLDATAKAWQADPARMALLANTVRLDELEAADVDAIYLTGGHAVMWDFPEAPALQRLTRDVYERGGVVSSVCHGYCGLLNTKLSDGRLLVAGRRLTGFSWREEVLAGVAKKVPYNAEEQVKQRGARFEKALLPFIPKVVVDGRLITGQNPQSAKATAKAVVATLH